From the Desulfarculaceae bacterium genome, one window contains:
- a CDS encoding sigma 54-interacting transcriptional regulator, translated as MRTMRAHEINRQLESIINTMNDGLIVIAPDGAIVMINQAFESLTGYQAEEVIGQPCTLLSCDACELAIKHGQGQVWWCALFDPAHGGMKRCRCNYRKKDGSYVPVLKNASVLHDENGIPLGAVETLTDISELDRLDQEVAQLSAQLGTVDGFRGIVGSSPAMQKVFQVIQKAAASDAPVIIYGESGTGKELVARAIHQTGNRREMPYVQLSCAALNESLLESELFGHTKGAFTGAYRHRIGRFEAANGGDIFLDEIGDIPLSTQVKLLRVLETKQFERVGDHQPISVDVRVITATNRNLQQLLSSGAFREDLYFRINVIPIHLPPLRERISDVPALVNTFIQRFSAKTGKEITGLSREAMDSFMAYRWPGNVRELKGALEYAFVVAESGLIEPDHLPPQVLEARPAPIMPAGPQALPQASPAGLSEKDALVAALKQTGGNQTQAAALLGVNRVTVYNRMKKYGLEMKKVLQA; from the coding sequence ATGCGAACTATGCGCGCCCATGAGATAAACCGTCAGCTCGAGAGCATCATCAACACCATGAACGACGGGTTGATCGTCATCGCCCCGGACGGGGCCATCGTGATGATCAACCAGGCCTTCGAATCGCTCACCGGCTACCAGGCCGAGGAGGTGATCGGACAGCCCTGCACCTTGCTCTCTTGCGATGCCTGCGAGCTGGCCATCAAGCATGGCCAGGGCCAGGTGTGGTGGTGCGCCCTGTTCGACCCGGCCCACGGGGGCATGAAACGCTGCCGCTGCAACTACCGCAAGAAGGACGGCTCCTACGTCCCGGTTTTGAAAAACGCCTCGGTGCTGCACGACGAGAACGGCATCCCCCTGGGCGCGGTGGAGACCCTCACCGACATCTCGGAGCTGGATCGCCTGGACCAGGAGGTGGCCCAGCTCTCGGCCCAGCTAGGCACGGTGGACGGCTTCCGCGGCATCGTGGGCTCCTCGCCGGCCATGCAAAAAGTGTTTCAGGTGATTCAAAAGGCGGCGGCCAGCGACGCGCCGGTGATCATCTACGGCGAGAGCGGCACCGGCAAAGAGCTGGTGGCCCGGGCCATCCACCAGACCGGCAACCGCCGGGAGATGCCCTATGTGCAGCTTTCCTGCGCCGCGCTCAACGAGTCGCTGTTGGAGAGCGAGCTCTTCGGCCACACCAAGGGGGCCTTCACCGGGGCCTACCGCCACCGCATCGGCCGCTTCGAGGCGGCCAACGGAGGCGACATATTCCTGGACGAGATCGGCGACATCCCCCTGAGCACCCAGGTCAAGCTGCTGCGCGTGCTGGAGACCAAGCAGTTCGAGCGGGTGGGAGACCACCAGCCCATCTCGGTGGACGTGCGGGTGATCACCGCCACCAACCGCAACCTCCAGCAGCTGCTGTCCTCCGGGGCCTTCCGCGAGGACCTCTACTTCCGCATCAATGTGATCCCCATCCACCTGCCGCCCCTGCGCGAACGCATCAGCGACGTGCCCGCCCTGGTCAACACCTTCATCCAGCGCTTCAGCGCCAAGACCGGCAAGGAGATAACCGGGCTCAGCCGCGAGGCCATGGACAGCTTCATGGCCTATCGCTGGCCGGGCAACGTGCGCGAGCTCAAGGGCGCCCTGGAGTATGCCTTCGTGGTGGCCGAGAGCGGCCTGATCGAGCCGGACCACCTGCCGCCCCAGGTGCTGGAGGCCCGCCCGGCCCCGATCATGCCCGCCGGGCCGCAAGCGCTCCCGCAAGCATCCCCGGCCGGCCTGTCGGAAAAGGACGCCCTGGTGGCGGCCCTCAAGCAGACGGGCGGCAACCAGACCCAGGCGGCCGCCCTCTTGGGGGTCAACCGGGTCACGGTCTACAACCGCATGAAAAAGTACGGTCTGGAAATGAAGAAGGTGTTGCAGGCCTGA
- a CDS encoding DUF502 domain-containing protein, which produces MAESKASLKLNLIYGLVVLVPTALIAFLVAQVVGALGKLTKLLGLQSMGMTLLAALLAVIALVVACYLIGAAVRTRIGTWSFDKLDAKLFRQIPGYQLIKNLLTGFAETRTAYPAALVRLHDSGAEVPGLVMDRLPGGRSTVFVPMAPMVSLGHIYVVDDERLTMLKANALDLVGCVSQWGVDAAKVLTPADAAPPKTEP; this is translated from the coding sequence ATGGCTGAGAGCAAGGCGAGCCTGAAACTGAACCTGATCTACGGCCTGGTGGTCTTGGTGCCCACCGCGCTCATCGCCTTTTTGGTGGCGCAGGTGGTGGGCGCGTTGGGCAAGCTGACCAAGCTCCTGGGCCTGCAATCCATGGGCATGACCCTCCTGGCCGCCCTGCTGGCCGTGATTGCCCTGGTGGTGGCCTGCTACCTCATCGGCGCGGCGGTGCGCACCCGCATCGGCACCTGGTCCTTTGACAAGCTCGACGCCAAGCTCTTCCGCCAGATACCCGGCTACCAGCTCATCAAGAACCTGCTCACCGGCTTCGCCGAGACGCGCACCGCCTACCCCGCCGCCCTGGTGCGCCTGCACGACTCCGGAGCCGAGGTTCCCGGCCTGGTCATGGACCGCCTGCCCGGAGGCCGCAGCACGGTGTTTGTACCCATGGCCCCCATGGTCAGCCTGGGGCACATCTATGTGGTGGACGACGAGCGCCTGACCATGCTCAAGGCCAACGCCCTGGACCTGGTGGGCTGCGTGTCGCAGTGGGGGGTGGATGCCGCCAAGGTGCTGACCCCGGCCGATGCAGCCCCTCCCAAGACCGAGCCCTAG
- a CDS encoding response regulator — MAQPRVLIVDDEREFLESMGERLRNRDFLVDTADNGADALEKIQGNIYDAIVLDLMMPGIDGMATLKQALAKKTDLQIILLTGHATLETGVEAIKLGALDFMEKPADLDLLAAKIREGQSRRLELDAATREDAVREALKKYGW; from the coding sequence ATGGCCCAACCAAGAGTGCTCATCGTCGATGACGAGCGGGAGTTTCTGGAGAGCATGGGGGAGCGCCTGCGCAACCGGGACTTCCTGGTGGACACCGCCGACAACGGGGCGGACGCTCTGGAAAAGATTCAAGGCAATATTTACGACGCCATCGTGTTGGACCTGATGATGCCGGGCATCGACGGCATGGCCACCCTGAAGCAGGCCCTGGCCAAGAAGACGGACCTGCAAATCATCCTGCTGACCGGCCACGCCACCCTGGAGACCGGGGTGGAGGCCATCAAGCTGGGCGCCCTGGACTTCATGGAAAAGCCGGCCGACCTGGACCTGTTGGCCGCCAAGATCCGCGAGGGGCAGAGCCGCCGCCTGGAGTTGGACGCGGCCACCCGCGAGGATGCGGTGCGCGAGGCGCTCAAGAAGTACGGCTGGTAG
- a CDS encoding carbonic anhydrase, translating to MSGPQEHATPPHKNKPTPAEVLAILAEGNRRFWQDRPIHPNTGPERLEAAHQGDQAHHALATVLSCSDSRVPVERLFDAGIMELFVVRVAGNIVTPVTAASLEYGALHVHTPLVVVLGHTGCGAVTAAWNRRQRGGDGIEPNIAGLLDYIDPALERVPPAPAGDPGHGQVDAAVEENIWQALGDLGRLSPLVRSACAEGSIAAVGAVYNLEYGQVRWLDQRKAAEVVAGRR from the coding sequence ATGAGCGGCCCCCAAGAGCACGCAACCCCGCCTCACAAGAACAAACCCACTCCGGCCGAGGTGCTGGCCATATTGGCCGAGGGCAACCGCCGTTTCTGGCAGGACCGGCCCATCCACCCCAACACCGGCCCGGAACGCCTGGAGGCCGCCCACCAAGGCGACCAGGCCCATCACGCCCTGGCCACCGTGCTCTCCTGCTCCGACTCGCGGGTGCCGGTGGAGCGTCTTTTCGACGCGGGCATCATGGAACTGTTCGTGGTGCGGGTGGCGGGCAACATCGTCACCCCGGTGACCGCCGCCTCCCTGGAGTACGGCGCATTGCACGTGCACACCCCCCTGGTGGTGGTGCTGGGGCACACCGGCTGCGGGGCGGTTACCGCCGCCTGGAACCGCCGCCAAAGAGGCGGGGACGGAATCGAGCCCAACATCGCCGGGCTGCTGGACTACATCGACCCCGCCCTGGAGCGGGTGCCCCCGGCCCCGGCCGGCGACCCGGGCCACGGCCAGGTGGACGCGGCGGTGGAGGAGAACATCTGGCAGGCCCTGGGCGACCTGGGCCGCCTGAGTCCCCTGGTGCGCTCGGCCTGCGCCGAGGGGAGCATAGCCGCGGTGGGCGCGGTGTACAACCTGGAGTACGGCCAGGTGCGCTGGCTGGATCAGCGCAAGGCCGCCGAGGTGGTGGCCGGCCGCCGTTAG
- a CDS encoding response regulator gives MRVLLIDDEKELVTTLSERLELRGIDNDWATSGEAGLELARKQAYDCVVVDLKMPGLGGLDTIRAIRQEQPDTRVIILTGHSAGEEMEGAQDLGTYRYLVKPVDIEDLLNLMQD, from the coding sequence ATGCGGGTCTTACTGATAGACGACGAGAAAGAGCTGGTAACCACCCTCTCCGAGCGATTGGAGCTCAGGGGTATCGACAACGACTGGGCCACCTCGGGCGAGGCCGGCCTGGAGCTGGCCAGGAAGCAGGCCTACGACTGCGTGGTGGTGGACCTTAAGATGCCCGGCCTGGGCGGTCTGGACACCATCCGCGCCATCCGGCAGGAACAGCCCGACACCCGGGTGATCATCCTCACCGGCCACAGCGCGGGCGAGGAGATGGAAGGAGCCCAGGACCTGGGCACCTACCGCTACCTGGTCAAGCCGGTGGACATCGAGGACCTGCTCAACCTTATGCAGGACTAA
- a CDS encoding response regulator: protein MSVVNLFSGVFCFAEEVVHGLSSRLEYPVMRDEDLISQVAETSGIKAGALRRAMFGKPSIFNQFSNEKERAVSRLKLGMAELLAQEELIYLGYASHLVPRSITHVLDVCLIAEAKGRAVRGARELGLSEKDALARIHREDEAAIRWVEYLRGREAWDPKLYDMRIGMDQVGETEAVNQICDNVDSVILAPNAASRQEVKDFLLGAQVEAALADKGHNPHDLKVEAKDGQVGIAINKKVMMLGRLSEELEELVKTVPGVSSVQVAPGPAYYQADIYRQADFKLPSKVLLVDDEREFVETLSERLMLREIGSAVVYDGTEALKMAAEEEPEVIVLDLKMPGIDGVEVLKRLKTDHPEMEVIILTGHGSARDRELCLQIGAFAYLEKPVDIDQLSEVMQQAYDKIRSAQG, encoded by the coding sequence ATGAGTGTGGTCAACCTATTCAGCGGTGTCTTCTGCTTCGCCGAGGAGGTGGTGCACGGCCTCTCCTCGCGGCTCGAATATCCCGTCATGCGCGACGAGGACCTCATCAGCCAGGTGGCCGAGACCAGCGGCATCAAGGCCGGGGCCCTGCGGCGGGCCATGTTCGGCAAGCCATCCATCTTCAACCAGTTCAGCAACGAAAAGGAGCGGGCGGTCAGCCGGCTCAAGCTGGGCATGGCCGAGCTTTTGGCCCAGGAGGAGCTTATCTACCTGGGCTACGCCTCCCATCTGGTGCCGCGCTCCATCACCCACGTGTTGGACGTGTGCCTCATCGCCGAGGCCAAGGGCCGCGCGGTCCGCGGGGCCCGCGAGCTGGGCCTGAGCGAGAAGGACGCCCTGGCCCGCATCCACCGCGAGGACGAGGCGGCCATCCGCTGGGTGGAGTATCTGCGCGGCCGCGAGGCCTGGGACCCCAAGCTCTACGACATGCGCATCGGCATGGACCAGGTAGGCGAGACCGAGGCGGTCAACCAGATCTGCGACAACGTCGACAGCGTCATCCTGGCCCCCAACGCGGCTTCGCGTCAGGAGGTCAAGGACTTCCTCCTGGGCGCCCAGGTGGAGGCGGCCCTGGCCGACAAGGGCCACAACCCCCACGACCTCAAGGTGGAGGCCAAGGACGGCCAGGTGGGCATCGCCATCAACAAGAAGGTGATGATGCTGGGCCGCCTCAGCGAGGAGCTGGAGGAGCTGGTCAAGACCGTGCCCGGCGTGTCCTCGGTGCAGGTGGCCCCGGGTCCGGCCTACTACCAGGCGGACATCTACCGCCAGGCCGACTTCAAGCTGCCCTCCAAGGTGCTCTTGGTGGACGACGAGCGCGAGTTCGTGGAAACGCTCTCCGAGCGCCTGATGCTGCGCGAGATCGGCTCGGCGGTGGTCTACGACGGCACCGAGGCCCTGAAGATGGCCGCCGAGGAGGAGCCCGAGGTCATCGTCCTGGACCTGAAGATGCCGGGCATCGACGGCGTGGAGGTGCTCAAGCGCCTCAAGACCGATCACCCCGAGATGGAGGTGATCATCCTCACCGGCCACGGCAGCGCCCGCGACCGCGAGCTGTGCTTGCAGATCGGGGCCTTCGCCTACCTGGAGAAGCCGGTGGACATCGACCAGCTCTCCGAAGTCATGCAGCAGGCCTATGACAAGATAAGGTCCGCGCAGGGATGA
- a CDS encoding SulP family inorganic anion transporter encodes MLSRIFPFLGWFKGYSGAAFRVDLLAGITVALVLIPQSMAYAQLAGLPAYYGLYAAFLPPMIAAMFGSSMQLATGPVAIVSLMTAASLEPLATAGSEAFIAYAVLLALIVGAFQFALGVLRLGLVVNFLSHPVVNGFTNAAAIIIASSQLSKMFGVYVDKAPHHYETIWRVLEGALHYTHWPTLAMGVGAFIIMWGLKRINPKIPYVLVAVAVTTLISWAIGFQHDAKVPLDAIQSAKVRAQIVAYNQEVERINNLGQERADINVAARKAADNQGAESLEVMKLHQQASMDTAKIELEKGKAHLLREDLRSYIFVGEEGPDGRMRFWPEGKVPQGVKGDGRVWRVMVGNRGLDLASLRMAGGGAVVADIPPGLPTLSAPTMDWGIILQLFPYAVIISLLGFMEAISIAKAMAAKTGQRLDPNQELIGQGLANMIGCLGKSYPVSGSFSRSAVNLQAGAVTGLSSVVTGLMVVIVLLFFTPLLYHLPQAVLAAVIMMAVVGLINVSGFVHAWKAQWYDGAISIITFVGTLIFAPHLDKGIMIGVVLSLLVFLYKSMRPRVAKLSMHEDCSLRDAEHFSLAECEHIAVVRFDGPLFFANASFLEDQINERIREMPKLKHILVVANGINDIDASGEDTLSLLVDQVRSAGYDISFSHLKENVLEAMKRTHLLAKIGEDHVYPLASVALGAIHESAHLGSDEETCPLMTVCPLEEVHVLGGD; translated from the coding sequence ATGCTGAGTCGCATATTCCCTTTCCTGGGCTGGTTCAAAGGGTATTCCGGAGCTGCCTTCCGGGTGGACCTGCTGGCCGGGATCACCGTGGCCCTGGTGCTCATACCCCAGTCCATGGCCTATGCCCAGTTGGCCGGCCTGCCGGCCTACTACGGCCTTTACGCCGCTTTCCTGCCCCCCATGATCGCGGCCATGTTCGGCTCGTCCATGCAGCTGGCCACCGGGCCGGTGGCCATCGTCTCACTGATGACCGCCGCCTCGCTGGAGCCCCTGGCCACCGCGGGCAGCGAAGCCTTCATCGCCTACGCGGTGCTCTTGGCCCTCATCGTGGGCGCCTTCCAGTTCGCCCTGGGTGTGCTGCGTTTGGGCTTGGTGGTGAACTTTTTGTCCCACCCGGTGGTCAACGGCTTCACCAACGCGGCGGCCATCATCATCGCCTCCAGCCAGCTCTCCAAGATGTTCGGGGTCTACGTTGACAAGGCCCCTCATCATTACGAGACGATCTGGCGGGTGCTGGAGGGCGCGCTGCACTACACCCACTGGCCCACCCTTGCCATGGGGGTGGGGGCCTTCATCATCATGTGGGGCCTCAAGCGGATCAACCCCAAGATCCCCTACGTCCTGGTGGCGGTGGCGGTGACCACCCTCATCTCCTGGGCCATCGGCTTCCAGCACGACGCCAAGGTGCCCCTGGATGCCATCCAGTCGGCCAAGGTGCGGGCCCAGATCGTGGCCTACAACCAGGAGGTGGAGCGCATCAACAACCTGGGCCAGGAGCGGGCCGACATCAACGTAGCGGCCCGCAAGGCGGCCGACAACCAAGGCGCGGAATCCTTGGAGGTGATGAAGCTGCACCAGCAGGCCAGCATGGACACGGCCAAGATAGAGCTGGAAAAGGGCAAGGCCCACCTGCTGCGCGAGGACCTGCGCTCCTACATCTTCGTGGGCGAGGAAGGCCCGGACGGCCGGATGCGCTTCTGGCCCGAGGGCAAAGTGCCCCAGGGGGTCAAGGGCGACGGCCGGGTGTGGCGGGTCATGGTGGGCAACCGGGGCCTGGACCTGGCCAGCCTGCGCATGGCCGGCGGCGGGGCGGTGGTGGCCGACATCCCGCCCGGCCTGCCCACCCTCAGCGCGCCCACCATGGACTGGGGCATCATCCTCCAGCTGTTCCCCTACGCGGTCATCATCTCCCTGTTGGGCTTCATGGAGGCCATCTCCATCGCCAAGGCCATGGCCGCCAAGACCGGCCAGCGCCTGGACCCCAACCAGGAGCTTATCGGCCAGGGCCTGGCCAACATGATCGGCTGCCTGGGCAAGAGCTATCCGGTATCGGGGTCGTTCTCGCGCTCGGCGGTGAACTTGCAGGCTGGCGCGGTAACCGGCCTGTCCAGCGTGGTCACCGGCCTGATGGTGGTGATAGTGCTTTTGTTTTTCACGCCGTTGTTGTACCACTTGCCTCAGGCGGTGTTGGCGGCGGTAATCATGATGGCCGTGGTGGGTCTTATCAACGTGAGCGGTTTTGTGCACGCCTGGAAGGCCCAATGGTACGATGGAGCCATAAGCATCATCACCTTCGTGGGCACCCTGATCTTCGCCCCCCATTTGGACAAGGGCATCATGATCGGGGTGGTGCTTTCGCTCTTGGTGTTCCTCTATAAGAGCATGCGTCCCCGGGTGGCCAAGCTGTCCATGCACGAAGACTGCTCCCTGCGCGACGCGGAGCACTTCAGCCTGGCCGAGTGCGAGCACATCGCCGTGGTTCGTTTCGACGGTCCCTTGTTCTTCGCCAACGCCAGCTTCCTGGAGGACCAGATCAACGAGCGCATCCGCGAAATGCCCAAGCTCAAGCACATCCTGGTGGTGGCCAACGGCATCAACGACATCGACGCCTCGGGCGAGGACACCCTGTCGCTGTTGGTGGACCAGGTGCGTAGCGCTGGCTACGACATCAGCTTCAGCCACCTCAAGGAAAACGTGCTGGAAGCCATGAAGCGGACCCACCTGCTGGCCAAGATCGGGGAGGATCACGTCTATCCCCTGGCCTCGGTGGCTCTGGGGGCCATCCACGAGTCAGCCCACCTGGGCTCCGACGAGGAAACCTGTCCCCTGATGACCGTGTGCCCCCTAGAGGAAGTGCACGTCTTGGGAGGTGATTAG